The Oryza glaberrima chromosome 5, OglaRS2, whole genome shotgun sequence DNA segment tgaCTACTAAGGCTTATGCTTAGTTCGATCGTGATTTTGGCGGTAGCTTTCTACTTGCAGTCATTAACGACATGTCATTAATCAAGTATTGATCattataaattagaaaaatgattttaaaataacttttgtaaaaaataaatagtttaGCAGTTTACTCTCAGCTAACGAGAgagttaaataaaataaatgagttTTCGAACTAAGCTTAAAAGCCTGATTGAAAGAGTTAAAGATTCTGAAAAGCAGTTTGAGAATATAGAAAAGTTTGTTTTTCTAACTTCcgatttttagtttattttctaaattcgATAACCTCATCTTCTCATAAACTAAATGAAAAACATGACTATGATAGGTCTAATTCTTATGCCATAGTATCCACCAGTGAATTATGGAAGTAGGGGATGTCAGCATCAAATATGCCCTCATCTATCTTTAGCACCACCACACTTTCAACCGCATCCACAATCTCTATGCAGTCAAATATAGAATATTCTATGAAGTAAAAGGAACATAGTTCAGCATCTTCCGCTGAAAGTCTAAAACCACTCAAACGTCAAAGAATCTTTTAAACTCTACTACCTGTGGTAGCCGTTCCAAATATATAACATATTTACCTATGATAGGACGACTTAGGAGGCCAAACATGTGTACTAACATCAGGTGGTTTATGAAGTTGTATTGCACGGTTTTCTATTAGCGCCCTATGTAAACTATAGCTACTTTAATTAATCGTTTgtactactttctccgtttcgtattataaaactttctagcattgaccacattcatatatatatatatatgtgtgtgtgtgtgtgtgttaatctagacatatgtgtgtctagatacattaatatctatatgaatataggcagtgctagaaaatcttataacctgaaacagacgGAGTACCAAATAATGAAAAGCAATTTCCAACAACCAAGAACCCTTTATATACATGTGCACGTACTCATTCCTATAAATATGTGCTGTACCCTTATAAGCACTTATGAGGATTAGTGCAACATATTTTAAGGTTGACTAAGTCATCACATGTGATTTGTCGACGAGTACATCACATACCACTGATAGAACAATTAGCTGTAAATACGAGCATTTATATTAAGTTTAGGATTTAAAGGTTTCATCGTAAAAAACCTAACCAGCTAATCTACGCTCAGCATTGTCTATTctgttatttgaaaaaaaatatatatatatataatgaatttCAAATGTTATGAAAGTGTGATGtaggtaaaaaaaatgtgatacatatagctatattttttttcagaaatatacatatagaggtaaaagaaaaactatgcTAAATGATATAAAAGTTAAACATCAAAATGTGTAACTTCCTGCTGCCTATGTCGTACAAATTTCGTAGGTTCATTTCCTACCTCaacaagaaaaaatataaatacaaaCAGAACCGAATTTCCATATGTTTATAGGTCCAGTAATCAATTGGGCCAAAATCCCTAATAAATGCATCATTACTGGGCTGAATAATGGGCCAAGATTAGTGAAGCCAAAAGTCCAATAAGCATCGCCAAATCTGACTCTCCAAAACGAACCCCCGAATCTCACCCTCCACCCCCAACTCCggcgaccacctcgccgccatggccgcccgcCGGAGCCCCGCCGcggcccaccaccaccgcctcctcctcctcctcctctactcctcggCCCTCCTCATCCCCCTCGCGTCCGCCTACCGCCCCGGCGACATCGTCCCCATGCTCCGCTCCGGCCAGTACCACGGCGTAAGTGAGCAAAGCCTTCGGATTCTGAGGCTGATTTGTGTTGTTCTTTGGCGCGATCTGATCTGCGAGgtgggtttttttgtttttgtttgtttgcagTCGAGGTCGGTGTGGTTCGACGTGGTGGGACGCCACTGCCCGTCCTTCGCGGTCAACCATGAGGTGAGAGAGGGGGGTCTGTTCTTGAAAAGAGAGGGTCGAGATCTATGATTCGTTTCATGTGTGTGGGGGAGTGGTTTTGGTGATGTGGGTTGGTCTCTCTTGTGCAGGTTATGATGCCGATCCCCAAGCCGACTGGGTTCACCGGTGCAGATCCTTACAAGATGTGAGTAGGATGTTCTGCTGTTCTTCATGTTTTAGATGATAAATTTATACTTCTGTTCTACAATGTTTGAGTAGAACAGTGAGTCCAGTAAGCTGTATGGCATGACTTTGAAGGTTATCATCATAATCGGTGATCATTTTGTGACACCAGAATCTTGTGACTGAAATCATACATTGTTAAAactttttcttgttatttttcatttttgagAGAGAGAATTCAGAAGGTATGGTGTTCTGCATAGTTTGTGCTAGGTTATAATACTCATTGTAAGGTTAAGACGAACTGACTTTTAGTTCAATTGACTGTTGTAGAGAACTAAAAGAGTAAATGGTAGTAAGGTTGGAAATGTTATGAACATATGAGATTTACAACCTGTATATGAGTGTGTTTCTGGATATGTGTTTTACAATCTTACCTGATTCTGACACTGTAGAACATTTCAAATTGGTCACGAAAAGTTCCACCTTCCTTGGCTTTATGTCATAAATCGCAAAAGCTCTGAAGTTCCAATGATTGATTTCCATTTGGTGAGTCCTTGCTTAATAGTTTCTATATACCTTTCTAGCAAGACTTGTCTCTATGCTTAATATGATCTACCTTTGATTACGCAGAAATACTCTGGAAATGATTTACTTGGTGTCACGGCTAAAGTAGTGGACATGCCTCACATTTGTATGTATTGTTATCACCTGTCCTCGTGATATATCTTTTTGCATATgtctaaacatatataattctaTCATATTTAGTattgttattatttttcatgCAAGCAGTATCATGTACATATATGATTGCCAAATACTCTGTAACAAAACATTTCATGTGTAGCAGCACTTCATTAATATGTTATGTTCTTTTGCATGTCTGTCTTCCTGAACGTAGTTCATTTATATAACTCATTGTCAGCATCATGCTCATGCTACTTCTTCTTTTTGAGTTTAGGGGAATCTTTAAAGATTTATCTTAGTGTAGTCAAGTAGTCAACTTTGTTTACCTTTTGGTAGTGAACTGATGGTGTGTTAATTGAGCAGCCCTTTTGGGAGTGCTCAGCAAATGCTCCtgacttctctctctctctctctctctctctctctctctctctctctaccagTACCGCAACAATATTCGGGCCCTGTATAAGGGCACATAACTTATGTTGCAAATTTCCAATAGACTAGACTTTTTCAAGGATAGCTATCATTTTTAGAGTGGTTTCTCTTTCACctagtaaattatttatattcACAGGCtgattttgt contains these protein-coding regions:
- the LOC127772573 gene encoding uncharacterized protein LOC127772573 — encoded protein: MAARRSPAAAHHHRLLLLLLYSSALLIPLASAYRPGDIVPMLRSGQYHGSRSVWFDVVGRHCPSFAVNHEVMMPIPKPTGFTGADPYKITFQIGHEKFHLPWLYVINRKSSEVPMIDFHLKYSGNDLLGVTAKVVDMPHIYVEHHPDIRKNFWDQQNWPKYVLVRYTWEEQSEIDVPGGFYVLFGSGLVLSFILAIYVLQSSQEKLTRFVREAVNDSSLPEGGFAKVE